In the Novosphingobium sp. 9 genome, one interval contains:
- a CDS encoding SMP-30/gluconolactonase/LRE family protein: protein MELGEGPVWIEDALWFVDIKRQTVFRLDPVSGGLEDWAAPEHIGWVLPSTGEGLIAGLKSGPHRFRPEARSFEPIGKIDVDLPDNRLNDAATDPEGRLWFGTMDNLEGGETGRVYVLDKGEVRESGITPVAITNGPAISPCGTWLYHVDTLGKQVIRHTVNETGNIGEGTVFLDFNGQDRADWGWPDGATCDAEGGVWLGFYGGWAARRFNADGALTDEVRLPVANVTKVALGGAERRTAYATTARQGLSDAELAAQPLAGDLFTFPVAIPGLPVTPANT from the coding sequence ATGGAACTGGGCGAAGGCCCGGTCTGGATCGAGGATGCGCTGTGGTTCGTCGACATCAAGCGGCAGACGGTGTTCCGTCTCGACCCGGTCAGCGGTGGGCTTGAGGACTGGGCCGCGCCCGAACATATCGGCTGGGTGCTCCCCAGCACGGGCGAAGGCCTGATCGCGGGGCTCAAGAGCGGCCCGCATCGCTTCCGCCCGGAAGCCCGCAGCTTCGAGCCGATCGGCAAGATCGATGTCGATCTGCCGGACAACCGCCTCAACGATGCCGCCACCGATCCTGAAGGGCGTCTGTGGTTCGGCACCATGGACAATCTGGAAGGCGGCGAGACCGGTCGGGTCTATGTGCTCGACAAGGGCGAGGTTCGCGAGAGCGGGATCACGCCCGTTGCCATCACCAACGGGCCTGCGATCTCGCCCTGCGGGACATGGCTCTACCACGTCGACACGCTGGGCAAACAGGTGATCCGCCACACCGTGAACGAAACCGGAAATATCGGCGAGGGCACGGTTTTCCTCGACTTCAATGGGCAGGACAGAGCCGACTGGGGCTGGCCCGACGGCGCCACCTGCGATGCCGAAGGCGGGGTCTGGCTGGGCTTCTACGGTGGCTGGGCCGCGCGGCGCTTCAATGCCGATGGAGCCCTGACCGACGAAGTCCGCCTGCCGGTGGCGAACGTGACCAAGGTCGCGCTGGGCGGGGCAGAACGGCGTACAGCCTATGCCACGACCGCGCGACAGGGCCTGTCGGACGCGGAACTTGCCGCGCAGCCGCTGGCAGGCGATCTCTTCACTTTCCCGGTCGCGATTCCCGGCCTGCCGGTGACACCTGCCAATACCTGA
- a CDS encoding sugar porter family MFS transporter — translation MPTFQGASPHDFALDRGAAINMRLIALVVAVATIGGFMFGYDSGVINGTQKGLEAAFDLGALGVGINVGAILVGSSIGAFGAGRLSDVIGRRGTMMLAAVLFLISALVAGAAGSSVVFILARIVGGLGVGAASVTSPVYISEMVPAGIRGRLSSIQQVMIITGLTGAFLANYVLAHTAGSSTAALWLGLPAWRWMFWLQAIPAAIYFLALLTIPESPRYLVARRREEQAHGVLTRLFGPEEATRKVAEIRASLAADHHRPRLSDLIDRTKGRIRPIVWVGIGLAVFQQFVGINVVFYYGATLWQAVGFTEDYALQINILSGALSIGACLLTVALVDKVGRRPLLLIGSAGMAVTLGTVAWAFSTAVTDAAGAVSLPGHAGLIALIAANLYVVFFNMSWGPVMWVMLGEMFPNQIRGSALAVAGFAQWIANAAISVSFPILAVSPGLAPTYVFYALSAAVSFVFVRAFVTETRGRELEEMQG, via the coding sequence ATGCCCACGTTTCAGGGGGCCTCCCCCCACGACTTCGCGCTCGACAGGGGCGCTGCGATCAACATGCGCCTGATCGCGCTGGTGGTGGCCGTCGCGACCATCGGCGGCTTCATGTTCGGATACGATTCGGGCGTCATCAACGGCACGCAGAAAGGGCTGGAGGCGGCCTTCGATCTCGGCGCGCTGGGCGTCGGCATCAATGTCGGCGCGATCCTTGTCGGCTCCTCGATCGGCGCCTTCGGTGCAGGACGCCTGTCCGACGTAATCGGGCGACGCGGCACGATGATGCTGGCCGCCGTGCTGTTCCTGATTTCCGCGCTGGTTGCGGGTGCTGCCGGAAGTTCGGTTGTGTTCATCCTTGCCCGCATCGTCGGCGGCCTTGGCGTCGGCGCGGCCAGCGTGACGTCGCCGGTCTACATCTCCGAGATGGTGCCCGCCGGTATTCGCGGGCGGCTGTCCTCGATCCAGCAGGTGATGATCATCACCGGGCTGACCGGTGCGTTCCTGGCCAACTACGTGCTGGCGCATACCGCCGGTAGTTCGACCGCCGCGCTGTGGCTTGGTCTGCCCGCGTGGCGCTGGATGTTCTGGCTTCAGGCGATCCCGGCGGCGATCTACTTCCTCGCGCTGCTGACCATTCCCGAAAGCCCGCGCTACCTCGTCGCCCGCCGCCGCGAGGAGCAGGCCCACGGCGTCCTAACCCGCCTGTTCGGCCCGGAGGAAGCCACCCGCAAGGTCGCTGAAATCCGCGCCTCGTTGGCCGCAGACCACCACCGCCCGCGCCTGTCCGACCTGATCGACCGCACGAAAGGCCGCATTCGCCCGATCGTGTGGGTCGGTATCGGCCTTGCGGTATTCCAGCAGTTCGTCGGCATCAACGTGGTGTTCTACTATGGCGCGACGCTGTGGCAGGCCGTGGGCTTCACCGAGGACTATGCCCTCCAGATCAACATCCTGTCGGGCGCGCTTTCCATCGGTGCGTGCCTGCTGACGGTCGCGCTGGTGGACAAGGTGGGGCGTCGCCCGCTGTTGCTGATCGGCTCGGCAGGCATGGCGGTGACGCTGGGCACAGTGGCCTGGGCTTTCTCCACCGCCGTCACCGATGCCGCCGGTGCCGTCTCGCTTCCCGGCCATGCGGGCCTGATCGCGCTGATCGCGGCCAACCTCTATGTCGTGTTCTTCAACATGAGCTGGGGGCCGGTGATGTGGGTTATGCTGGGCGAAATGTTCCCCAACCAGATCCGCGGCTCTGCCCTTGCCGTCGCAGGGTTTGCGCAGTGGATCGCCAATGCGGCGATCTCGGTGAGCTTCCCGATCCTGGCCGTCAGCCCCGGTCTGGCGCCGACTTACGTATTCTATGCCCTGTCGGCAGCGGTTTCGTTTGTCTTCGTCCGCGCCTTCGTGACAGAAACGCGCGGTCGCGAACTCGAAGAGATGCAGGGATAA
- a CDS encoding aldose 1-epimerase, whose product MKLTRGEWSLDVDIRHGGMVRALERRGQPVLRAMPQGSTEPLDSACIPLAPYVNRIAHGRFAWNGAAYHLAPNHPDHAHPLHGTAWLRDWTPGVQDESSITLHHVHEADAHWDWSFALTQTFTLLDDGLEACLAITNTDRHTMPAALGFHPWFDRSGVSGIRFAAEKVWLSDAEMLPTDPAPADALGDWQAGAELERPDLVDHCYAGWDGTLTIMRDDGDLILEGEGTPFLHLFVPPGRDFFCAEPQTTMPDAVNRQPPAPLAPGETLAITMRIRSA is encoded by the coding sequence ATGAAGCTGACACGGGGCGAGTGGTCGCTGGACGTCGATATCCGGCACGGCGGCATGGTCCGCGCGCTGGAGCGGCGTGGCCAGCCCGTGCTGCGCGCGATGCCGCAAGGCAGTACCGAGCCGCTCGACAGCGCCTGCATTCCGCTCGCCCCATACGTCAACCGCATTGCCCATGGACGTTTTGCATGGAACGGGGCCGCATACCACCTCGCCCCGAACCACCCCGACCACGCGCATCCGCTCCATGGCACGGCATGGCTGCGCGACTGGACGCCGGGCGTGCAGGACGAATCCTCGATCACGCTACACCATGTCCATGAAGCCGATGCCCACTGGGACTGGTCTTTCGCACTGACGCAGACCTTCACGCTGCTGGACGACGGGCTGGAAGCGTGCCTTGCGATCACCAATACCGATCGCCACACCATGCCCGCCGCGCTGGGGTTCCACCCGTGGTTCGACCGCAGCGGCGTCAGCGGCATCCGGTTCGCCGCAGAGAAGGTCTGGCTCTCCGACGCTGAAATGCTGCCGACCGATCCTGCTCCCGCCGATGCCCTGGGTGACTGGCAGGCCGGTGCCGAGCTCGAACGTCCCGATCTGGTCGATCATTGCTATGCTGGCTGGGATGGCACCCTCACAATCATGCGCGACGATGGCGACCTGATCCTCGAAGGCGAAGGCACGCCCTTCCTGCATCTGTTCGTGCCCCCCGGCCGCGACTTCTTCTGCGCCGAGCCGCAAACGACCATGCCCGATGCCGTCAATCGTCAGCCCCCTGCCCCGCTCGCGCCGGGCGAGACGCTGGCGATCACGATGCGGATCCGCAGCGCCTGA
- a CDS encoding LacI family DNA-binding transcriptional regulator, with product MPDTLRKPRTSRSRQTGAPTISDVATLAGVSMMTVSRVINADAKVRQSTREKVNAAIAELNYAPNRAARSLAGAAQMRIGLLYSNPSEAFLSAFIVGSLEEASRSDAQIIVRKLEDGEDPGHATERMIAGGVDGVVLPPPLCEAPEVLAVLRKAGVPTVAVTTARPEDGVAAVMIDDHTAAREMTAHLIGLGHQRIGFILGHPDLTASGERLIGYREALESAGIAFDEALVAQGYFTYRSGLDAAEALLSLDDAPSAIFASNDDMAAATVAIAHRRGLDVPGDLTVCGFDDVALATTIWPELTTIQQPIAEMSRCAVELLVSLLRNKRTSEIGAHRIKLDHTLVRRQSDAAPRRRPSLRVPG from the coding sequence ATGCCGGATACCCTTCGCAAGCCCAGAACAAGTCGCTCCCGCCAGACCGGCGCGCCCACGATCAGCGATGTGGCGACGCTGGCGGGCGTGTCGATGATGACGGTATCGCGGGTGATCAATGCCGATGCCAAGGTGCGCCAGTCCACGCGTGAGAAGGTGAACGCGGCGATCGCCGAACTGAACTATGCCCCCAACCGTGCTGCCCGCAGTCTGGCTGGCGCGGCGCAGATGCGGATTGGGCTGCTCTATTCCAACCCGTCCGAGGCGTTCCTGAGCGCCTTTATCGTCGGTTCGCTGGAAGAGGCGAGCCGTTCGGATGCGCAGATTATCGTGCGCAAGCTGGAGGACGGCGAAGACCCCGGCCATGCCACCGAGCGGATGATCGCGGGCGGGGTGGATGGGGTGGTTCTGCCGCCGCCGCTATGCGAAGCGCCCGAGGTGCTGGCGGTGCTGCGCAAGGCGGGCGTGCCGACGGTTGCCGTCACCACTGCGCGGCCGGAGGATGGCGTGGCGGCGGTCATGATCGACGATCACACCGCCGCGCGCGAGATGACCGCGCATCTCATCGGCCTTGGCCATCAGCGTATCGGTTTCATCCTTGGCCACCCGGATCTGACCGCGAGCGGCGAGCGCCTGATCGGCTATCGCGAAGCGCTGGAATCGGCGGGCATCGCGTTTGACGAGGCGCTGGTCGCGCAGGGGTACTTCACCTATCGTTCGGGGCTGGATGCCGCCGAAGCGCTGCTCTCGCTGGACGATGCGCCGTCCGCGATCTTCGCCAGCAACGATGACATGGCTGCCGCCACCGTCGCCATCGCCCATCGGCGCGGGCTCGACGTTCCGGGCGATCTTACCGTCTGCGGTTTCGACGATGTGGCGCTGGCGACGACGATCTGGCCGGAACTGACCACGATCCAGCAGCCGATCGCAGAAATGAGCCGTTGTGCGGTGGAACTGCTGGTCTCCCTGCTGCGCAACAAGCGGACTTCGGAGATCGGCGCACACCGTATCAAGCTCGATCACACGCTGGTGCGTCGCCAGTCCGATGCCGCGCCGCGCCGCCGCCCGTCGCTGCGCGTGCCGGGATAG
- a CDS encoding glycoside hydrolase family 3 protein has protein sequence MKRISRVISVAALCGCASVVMAQSTLDTPAAVPEATPVHPELWPAAKSPGLVDPATEAKITALMKRMSLREKIGQMIQADTASIKPDDLRAYPLGSILAGGNSPPLDAPDRSPAAAWVKTARAFNAVAMEPRAGHVAIPMMFGIDAVHGNSNVVGATLFPHNVGLGAMHDPALMRQIGAATGAETAASGIDWAFGPTLAVPQDERWGRAYEGYSEDPALVASYAGPMVEGLQGAPGSKTTVQAGHVAASVKHFLGDGGTHDGIDQGDTRVDEATLIRIHDAGYPAAVDAGTMTVMASFSSWNGVKMHGNKALLTDVLKGRMHFDGFVVGDWNGHAQVPGCTATDCAATFNAGLDMAMAPDSWKGLFDSTLADAQSGKIPMTRIDDAVRRILRVKFKLGLFDKARPFENKPQEMGSAQHRAIARQAVRESLVLLKNEGVLPIKTSATVLVAGEAADDIGRQSGGWTLSWQGDGNTNADFPGATSIYAGIASALKAGGGKAVLSPDGSFTAKPDVAIVIFGEEPYAELRGDVRTLEFQPGDKKALALLKSLKAKGIPTVSVFLSGRPLWVNPELNQSDAFVAAWFPGSEGEGVADVLIGGKTDFHGTLSFSWPKTAAQFVLNKGMAGYDPLFPLGYGLTYAKRAHVGTLSEVAGIDASATNTSVFIANGSAAKPFTLQTSDTVSQRLVDSPSRQEGAVQLTWNGAGKAEVYGPTLMLQREANADLNVDLTYRVDEAATGPVTLALGSGTVRIDGMTAKPGTWAHLKMPLKCFAAHGTDLAGISRPFTLTAQGRYAIAISDLKLGTDPAGAVCPD, from the coding sequence ATGAAGCGGATTTCCCGCGTGATCTCGGTGGCCGCGCTGTGCGGATGCGCCAGTGTCGTCATGGCCCAGAGCACTCTCGATACACCTGCCGCTGTACCGGAGGCAACACCGGTTCATCCCGAACTCTGGCCAGCGGCCAAAAGCCCCGGCCTTGTCGATCCCGCGACGGAGGCAAAGATCACCGCGCTGATGAAGCGCATGAGCCTTCGCGAAAAGATCGGCCAGATGATCCAGGCCGATACCGCCTCGATCAAGCCCGATGACCTGCGCGCCTATCCGCTCGGCTCGATCCTTGCGGGCGGGAATTCGCCGCCGCTCGACGCGCCGGATCGCTCTCCCGCTGCCGCCTGGGTGAAGACGGCGCGCGCCTTCAATGCCGTGGCGATGGAACCGCGCGCCGGCCATGTCGCGATCCCGATGATGTTCGGCATCGATGCCGTCCACGGCAACAGCAACGTCGTGGGCGCTACGCTCTTCCCGCACAATGTCGGCCTTGGCGCGATGCACGATCCGGCGCTGATGCGCCAGATCGGTGCCGCGACCGGCGCGGAAACCGCCGCTTCGGGCATCGACTGGGCTTTCGGCCCGACCCTCGCCGTGCCGCAGGACGAACGCTGGGGCCGCGCCTATGAGGGCTATTCCGAAGACCCTGCCCTCGTCGCCAGCTACGCCGGGCCGATGGTCGAGGGTCTCCAAGGCGCGCCCGGCAGCAAGACCACCGTGCAGGCGGGGCACGTCGCCGCCAGCGTCAAGCACTTCCTCGGCGATGGCGGCACGCATGACGGCATCGATCAGGGCGACACCCGCGTCGATGAGGCCACGCTGATCCGCATTCACGATGCAGGCTATCCCGCTGCCGTCGATGCCGGGACAATGACCGTGATGGCCTCGTTCTCCAGCTGGAACGGCGTGAAGATGCACGGCAACAAGGCGCTGCTCACCGATGTGCTGAAAGGCCGGATGCACTTCGATGGTTTCGTCGTGGGCGACTGGAACGGCCACGCACAAGTGCCCGGCTGCACCGCGACCGACTGCGCCGCCACGTTCAATGCCGGGCTCGACATGGCGATGGCGCCCGACAGCTGGAAGGGGCTGTTCGATTCAACGCTGGCCGATGCGCAATCGGGCAAGATTCCGATGACGCGCATCGACGACGCCGTGCGCCGCATCCTGCGCGTGAAGTTCAAGCTCGGCCTGTTCGACAAGGCCCGCCCCTTTGAGAACAAACCGCAGGAAATGGGCTCGGCACAGCACCGCGCGATCGCTCGGCAGGCCGTGCGAGAGAGCCTTGTGCTGCTCAAGAACGAAGGCGTGCTCCCGATCAAGACTAGCGCCACCGTGCTCGTAGCGGGTGAGGCAGCAGACGATATCGGCCGCCAGTCCGGAGGGTGGACGCTGTCGTGGCAGGGCGACGGCAACACCAATGCCGACTTCCCCGGCGCCACCTCGATCTATGCCGGTATCGCCAGCGCGTTAAAGGCAGGCGGCGGCAAGGCGGTGCTATCCCCCGATGGCAGCTTCACGGCAAAGCCAGACGTCGCGATCGTGATCTTCGGCGAAGAGCCTTATGCCGAACTGCGTGGCGACGTGCGCACGCTGGAATTTCAGCCTGGTGACAAGAAGGCACTGGCGCTTCTCAAATCCCTGAAGGCGAAGGGTATTCCTACCGTCTCGGTGTTCCTCTCCGGTCGCCCACTTTGGGTAAACCCGGAACTGAACCAGTCTGACGCTTTCGTCGCGGCATGGTTCCCCGGTTCGGAAGGCGAAGGCGTGGCCGACGTGCTGATTGGCGGCAAGACCGATTTCCACGGTACACTCTCCTTCTCGTGGCCAAAGACGGCAGCGCAGTTCGTGCTCAACAAGGGGATGGCCGGATACGATCCGCTGTTTCCGCTGGGCTATGGCCTGACGTATGCCAAGCGCGCACATGTCGGGACGCTCAGCGAAGTCGCCGGGATCGATGCCAGTGCCACCAACACCAGCGTGTTCATCGCCAACGGCAGCGCCGCCAAGCCCTTCACCCTGCAAACGTCCGACACGGTCTCGCAGCGTCTTGTCGATAGCCCCAGCAGGCAGGAAGGCGCCGTCCAATTGACGTGGAACGGCGCGGGCAAGGCCGAAGTCTACGGCCCGACGCTCATGCTCCAGCGCGAAGCGAATGCCGATCTGAACGTCGATCTGACCTATCGCGTGGACGAAGCCGCTACCGGCCCGGTCACGCTCGCACTCGGCTCGGGCACGGTGCGGATCGACGGAATGACGGCCAAGCCGGGAACCTGGGCGCACCTGAAAATGCCGCTCAAGTGCTTTGCCGCACATGGCACCGACCTTGCCGGTATCAGCCGCCCCTTCACGCTGACCGCGCAAGGGCGCTATGCCATCGCCATTTCCGATCTTAAGCTTGGCACCGATCCTGCCGGTGCTGTCTGCCCTGACTGA
- a CDS encoding alpha/beta hydrolase → MTDTKTSRRTLLGGITALGLAATLRTQAAKAGSTAISTSGPTLPLWPGKAPGAPATMPTLQWHQQSKNADFDDRWLTGVATPALAVRQPAYRDGSAVILLPGGGYEFLAWDNEGEEQARWLTERGVTCFILSYRLPGEGWANRATVPLQDAQRAVRLVRNKAADFGLDPKRISVLGFSAGGHLAGSIATRFDEKVYAPIDAADTLSARPDLVGMIYPVVSLSAPFTHAGSRDALLGKGASKALRDTGSVENRVTADTPPVFLTASSDDGLVPIGNSLAMYSALLAKQRAAEFHGFDKGGHGFGARLGKDVPASIWPDLFHAFGKRHGIFAA, encoded by the coding sequence ATGACCGACACGAAAACCTCGCGCCGCACACTGCTGGGTGGCATCACCGCGCTCGGCCTTGCCGCGACGCTGCGCACGCAAGCGGCCAAGGCTGGCTCCACCGCGATCTCGACATCCGGGCCAACCCTGCCGCTGTGGCCCGGCAAGGCCCCCGGCGCACCTGCCACGATGCCGACCCTCCAATGGCACCAGCAGTCAAAGAACGCCGATTTCGACGATCGCTGGCTGACCGGCGTGGCCACGCCCGCGCTCGCAGTGCGTCAGCCTGCCTATCGCGACGGCTCGGCAGTGATCCTGCTGCCGGGTGGTGGCTATGAGTTCCTCGCCTGGGACAACGAGGGCGAGGAGCAGGCCCGCTGGCTGACCGAGCGCGGCGTCACCTGCTTCATCCTTTCGTACCGCCTGCCCGGCGAAGGTTGGGCCAATCGCGCGACAGTGCCTTTGCAGGATGCCCAGCGCGCGGTCAGGCTGGTGCGCAACAAGGCGGCCGATTTCGGCCTCGATCCCAAGCGCATTTCGGTTCTGGGATTCTCCGCAGGCGGCCATCTGGCGGGGAGCATCGCCACGCGCTTCGACGAGAAGGTCTATGCCCCCATTGACGCCGCCGACACGCTCTCGGCCCGACCCGATCTGGTGGGCATGATCTATCCGGTGGTGAGCCTCTCCGCGCCCTTCACCCATGCCGGATCGCGCGACGCGCTCCTGGGCAAAGGCGCAAGCAAAGCGTTGCGCGATACGGGGTCGGTCGAGAACCGGGTGACAGCCGATACGCCTCCGGTGTTCCTCACCGCCTCCAGCGACGATGGCCTCGTTCCCATCGGTAACAGCCTGGCGATGTACAGCGCCCTTCTCGCCAAACAGCGCGCAGCCGAGTTCCATGGCTTCGACAAGGGCGGCCATGGCTTCGGCGCGAGGCTTGGCAAGGATGTGCCCGCCTCGATCTGGCCCGACCTGTTCCATGCCTTCGGCAAACGCCACGGAATCTTCGCGGCATGA
- a CDS encoding GDSL-type esterase/lipase family protein, with protein sequence MRPRLRAITGVMAGVLAAAMAVTTLPARAQTPVPYQSSPERRTIQDDRAWGPWLGPFREKLVPSMMQDFGERYIYAPADAALPPPAKGEQRVVFIGDSITDLWDLARFFPGKPYINRGIGSQVTAQMLVRFTQDVVALHPRAVVILGGVNDVTGFLQVESADSVVSNIAAMADIARAHGIAVVLCSILPVTDTATQRDNVAQRKPTELRAINARLAALAKARGYAFADYAPALAAPDGLMQQGLTRDGIHPLSAGYARMVPIVQAAIETALSRQP encoded by the coding sequence ATGAGACCTCGTCTGCGCGCGATCACAGGGGTCATGGCCGGGGTGCTGGCGGCAGCCATGGCCGTCACCACCTTGCCCGCCCGCGCGCAGACGCCTGTACCCTATCAGTCAAGCCCGGAGCGGCGCACCATACAGGACGATCGCGCGTGGGGGCCTTGGCTCGGCCCGTTTCGCGAAAAACTCGTCCCCTCGATGATGCAGGACTTCGGCGAGCGCTATATCTACGCACCCGCAGATGCCGCCCTGCCCCCACCTGCCAAAGGTGAACAGCGGGTGGTTTTCATCGGCGATTCGATCACCGACCTTTGGGATCTTGCGCGTTTCTTTCCCGGCAAGCCTTACATTAACCGGGGCATCGGCAGCCAGGTGACGGCCCAGATGCTGGTCCGGTTCACACAGGATGTAGTCGCCCTGCATCCCCGCGCGGTCGTGATTCTGGGCGGCGTGAACGATGTAACCGGTTTCCTGCAAGTGGAGAGCGCAGACAGCGTGGTCTCGAACATCGCGGCGATGGCTGACATTGCCCGCGCGCATGGCATCGCCGTGGTGCTGTGTTCGATCCTCCCTGTCACCGACACTGCGACGCAACGCGACAATGTTGCACAGCGAAAGCCGACCGAACTGCGCGCCATCAATGCCCGACTCGCAGCACTGGCAAAGGCACGGGGCTATGCCTTTGCAGACTATGCCCCGGCCCTCGCCGCCCCCGATGGGCTGATGCAGCAAGGCCTCACGCGCGACGGCATACACCCGCTTTCCGCAGGCTATGCACGCATGGTGCCGATCGTTCAGGCCGCCATCGAAACCGCGCTTTCCCGCCAGCCTTGA